TCATGTGATTTATCTACTAAAGCTTGGAAACCAAGATTCTGATTATTAACAATAGAATGTTCAATAGCATTTATTTCTGATACAGAAAGTTCTTCGAGATCCGGATCTACTAACGCAGATACTGTTTTATTCTGAATAGATAACTTATCCGATAACTCATATTTAAAAACATCATATGCATATGATGGCACTGGTCCATATTCCATTGCTACATATTGATCTCCGGTTATAGGTCTTCCATAGAGCTTTAAATGTTCTTGCTCAGCAAAGTAAAGAATCTTACTAAGTTTGTGATACTTAACAGGTCCAAGCCTATTAATGATGTATAGGACAGCATTAATAGCTTTATCTTTATCTAATTCGAACTGAATCATATTCTGCATGCAAATTTACTATAAATATTGGATAATTATACAAAGTTCTTCACAATGAACAGTTTGTGTGTAATTCCATGTACAATATTACGGTTCCAAACCGCAGCCTATCTGCGGAAAGATTCTTTTTAAACAGCATATTCATAAAAGAAATTGACCACAATAAGAAAATAACAAGAAGCACAGCAGGTGTTTTCGCGTCAGTTGTACTGCGTGTAATTTTTCCTTTGCCGCTTTCAAATGACCAATCAAAACCATTTCATATACGACAAAAAGAAAGAGACTTAAAAATCAAGTCTCTTTCTAATTAATATAATTTCAAGTGATAAGCCGCTTATTAAAAATTTCACCAACACTTTTGGACCACGACTATTTATTTGTTCTTCTTTGTGTTCATGTATACTCTGTATAATTTCCATCCATTTGCATTTCTTGAAAATTCCATATTCTCAATTCGTTTATTGTTATCGTAGTCAGAATATTCAGCGTAAGTTCCTATATCAGCTATTTTTTGTGTTAACTGAAAATGTGTAACAATAGAATCATGATACATGATTGATTCTTCAGAAAGGAATTTCCCAAAAACTTTATTTATTGAATCTTTATCACTTATCACGAATTGAGGATCTCTATCCTCAAAGCCTTTAACTTCAAAAGGAATCGAAATAAATTCGGTTATATTTTTCGCATTTTTGCTGCTGATAGCTTTGCGAAATCCATTCCAAAAAAGTTGAAAATTTTGAGTATCTTCAAAATGATTTTCATTAGCCTTTTTTGCAGGGAAAATTCCTCCTTCTCTTGAAGAAACGTTATTCTCGATCCTATTTCCGCATGAATGCAACATTATTATACAAACGATCGAAATAGTTATTTTAAGATTTGTCTTCATAATTATCTGGTTTTAATGTGTTTATTTGTATTTAGGCAAAATGTATGATGGTTCAAAGGTAGTTGGGAATCTATATAATCTAATATCAGATCTTGATATTCCATATGTAGAAAGTGAGACTGCATTTGACCAATTTCCATGTAAAATAACAAGACTTCCATTCGATT
This is a stretch of genomic DNA from Candidatus Pedobacter colombiensis. It encodes these proteins:
- a CDS encoding Panacea domain-containing protein, producing MQNMIQFELDKDKAINAVLYIINRLGPVKYHKLSKILYFAEQEHLKLYGRPITGDQYVAMEYGPVPSYAYDVFKYELSDKLSIQNKTVSALVDPDLEELSVSEINAIEHSIVNNQNLGFQALVDKSHDLAWENSRKLHPQLLDFIDIALAGGADEKMINYIQSSNEKLI